In Paraflavitalea devenefica, the following are encoded in one genomic region:
- the rsmA gene encoding 16S rRNA (adenine(1518)-N(6)/adenine(1519)-N(6))-dimethyltransferase RsmA: MYTLKKSLGQHFLKDENISRKIVEAVQEHPFRQLLEVGPGGGALTKYLVALPDIDFKCVELDDEKVAWLLQQYPTLQGKIIHQSILDIDAPFEGPFTVVGNFPYNISSQILFKLLEWKENLESMTGMFQKEVAQRVAAREGSKVYGVTSVLVQAFFKVEYLFEVDEKAFNPPPKVKSAVIRLLPLTTPVTMKSERALFVLVKTAFNQRRKTLRNAVKSLFSAEVLQDDIFNKRAEQLSVQDFAALTFRMN; this comes from the coding sequence ATGTACACACTCAAGAAATCACTGGGCCAGCATTTTTTAAAAGATGAGAACATCAGCCGCAAGATCGTGGAGGCTGTACAGGAACATCCCTTCCGGCAATTGCTGGAAGTAGGGCCGGGTGGCGGGGCGCTCACCAAATACCTGGTTGCCCTGCCGGATATTGATTTCAAGTGTGTGGAGCTGGATGATGAAAAGGTAGCCTGGCTCCTGCAGCAATACCCCACCCTGCAGGGAAAGATCATTCACCAAAGCATCCTGGATATTGACGCTCCTTTTGAAGGCCCGTTTACCGTGGTGGGCAATTTTCCCTATAATATATCTTCCCAGATCCTGTTCAAGCTGCTGGAATGGAAGGAAAACCTGGAATCCATGACGGGCATGTTCCAGAAGGAAGTAGCCCAGCGGGTGGCGGCCCGGGAGGGCAGTAAAGTGTATGGGGTAACGAGCGTGCTGGTGCAGGCCTTTTTTAAAGTGGAATACCTGTTTGAGGTAGACGAAAAAGCATTTAATCCACCACCCAAGGTTAAAAGTGCGGTCATCCGCCTGTTGCCACTGACCACGCCGGTAACTATGAAAAGTGAGCGGGCGTTGTTTGTATTGGTCAAAACGGCTTTCAACCAGCGCCGGAAAACATTGCGCAATGCGGTGAAAAGCCTGTTCAGCGCGGAGGTGCTGCAGGATGATATTTTTAATAAGCGGGCGGAACAGTTGTCGGTGCAGGACTTTGCGGCGCTTACATTCCGGATGAACTAA
- the pdxA gene encoding 4-hydroxythreonine-4-phosphate dehydrogenase PdxA, translated as MNAPQQKPVIGITIGDLNGIGTELIIKTFSDHRILEMCTPVIFASNKIINFYRKGIPDLNFNYQSIKELSRITPKQVNIFNCWEEEVGITPGQLTDTAGKYAIRSLTTAVQALKENKIQGLVTAPIHKKNTQSAEFNFTGHTPYLKHMFGVQDVVMLMVAGDFRVGLLTEHVPLKEAAQLVTRERILSKLNILNQSLIKDFGIDKPKIAVLGLNPHAGDEGLIGKEEDEIIKPAVKEAKRSMLVMGPYSADAFFARRHYTRFDAVLAMYHDQGLIPFKSLALGEGVNYTAGLPGIRTSPDHGTAFDIAGKNKADHASFLTAIYECIDIINQRMGYAEYRKNPLKKMTSVILANAVDEKIEMEETDE; from the coding sequence ATGAATGCACCGCAACAAAAACCGGTTATCGGTATCACTATCGGCGATTTGAATGGCATCGGTACGGAATTGATTATTAAGACTTTTTCCGATCACCGTATCCTCGAAATGTGCACCCCTGTTATTTTTGCTTCCAACAAGATCATTAACTTTTACCGCAAGGGCATACCCGATCTCAACTTCAACTACCAAAGTATTAAGGAGTTGAGCCGCATTACGCCCAAGCAGGTGAACATCTTCAACTGCTGGGAGGAAGAGGTGGGCATCACCCCTGGTCAGCTTACCGATACCGCCGGTAAATATGCCATACGTTCATTGACCACTGCGGTACAGGCATTAAAAGAAAATAAGATACAGGGACTGGTAACAGCCCCCATACATAAAAAGAATACCCAGTCGGCCGAGTTCAACTTTACCGGTCATACTCCTTACCTGAAGCACATGTTTGGTGTGCAGGACGTGGTGATGCTCATGGTGGCTGGTGACTTCCGGGTGGGACTGCTCACAGAACATGTACCCCTGAAAGAAGCCGCCCAATTGGTAACCCGCGAACGCATCTTATCAAAGCTTAATATCCTCAACCAGTCGCTGATCAAGGATTTTGGCATTGACAAGCCAAAGATCGCGGTACTGGGATTGAACCCCCATGCCGGTGATGAAGGGCTGATTGGTAAGGAAGAAGACGAGATCATTAAGCCCGCTGTCAAGGAAGCAAAACGTTCCATGCTGGTGATGGGCCCCTATAGTGCAGATGCTTTCTTTGCGCGCCGGCATTATACCCGCTTTGATGCGGTGCTGGCCATGTACCATGATCAGGGACTGATACCTTTTAAATCACTGGCGCTGGGCGAAGGGGTGAACTATACAGCCGGCTTACCGGGCATCAGGACTTCTCCCGACCACGGTACAGCGTTTGATATTGCCGGTAAGAACAAAGCAGATCATGCCTCATTCCTCACGGCGATCTATGAATGTATTGATATCATCAATCAACGGATGGGATATGCGGAATACCGTAAGAACCCGCTGAAGAAAATGACCTCTGTTATCCTGGCCAATGCCGTGGATGAAAAGATTGAGATGGAAGAAACAGACGAGTAA
- a CDS encoding LolA family protein, protein MQAIIKTLIGISICILSALHTTAQEADAVIKKVKDKLATVKDYQADGVMKTDVSFMKIPESKVVIYYKNPDKFRIKKQDGIAIVPKGGANVNLGNLFTNDNYTAVPAGKGTVAGIAVSIIKLLPLDEKSDIVVATLYIDEKQSLIRKAIMTTRSNGTYEMEMSYGKFANWGLPDKVVFSFSTKDYKLPKGLAFDYDTGEKPQAAAASDKDQKGKLEITYSNYTVNKGIADSFFK, encoded by the coding sequence ATGCAGGCAATTATAAAAACACTAATCGGGATCAGCATTTGTATCCTTTCCGCGCTGCACACTACCGCGCAGGAAGCAGATGCTGTTATTAAGAAGGTAAAAGACAAGCTGGCCACCGTGAAAGATTACCAGGCCGATGGCGTGATGAAGACAGATGTGTCGTTCATGAAGATACCGGAATCGAAGGTGGTTATTTATTATAAGAACCCCGATAAGTTCCGGATCAAAAAGCAGGATGGTATTGCCATTGTACCCAAAGGCGGCGCCAATGTAAACCTAGGCAACCTGTTCACCAATGATAATTACACGGCTGTACCGGCCGGCAAAGGAACTGTAGCCGGCATCGCCGTCAGCATTATCAAGCTCCTGCCCCTCGATGAAAAGAGTGATATCGTGGTAGCTACTTTATATATTGATGAAAAGCAATCCCTGATCCGCAAGGCCATTATGACCACCCGGAGCAATGGCACGTATGAAATGGAGATGAGCTATGGCAAGTTTGCCAACTGGGGACTGCCCGATAAGGTGGTATTCAGTTTCAGCACGAAAGATTATAAGCTTCCCAAAGGGCTGGCCTTTGACTACGATACCGGCGAAAAGCCCCAGGCGGCCGCGGCTTCCGATAAAGACCAGAAAGGAAAGCTGGAGATTACGTATTCCAATTACACCGTGAATAAGGGGATAGCGGATAGTTTTTTTAAGTAG
- a CDS encoding hydroxypyruvate isomerase family protein codes for MKRRQFMRNSLLTGASLAASATLLGKSDEKQETLTTAEKTFNLDYAFHDGMFKNHGGNDFIEQIKFAHSMGFRSIEDNGMMSRPAEQQKKIGETLASLGMRMGVFVITSDSWHWKMSLTTGKQEWIDKMIKDCKEAIEVAKRCGAKWMTVVPGNYDRSLSFEYQTANVINALRKASAILEPHGLVMVLEALSDNPDLFLRHSDQTYMICQAVNSPSCKFLFDMYHMQRNEGDIINNLNRSWSEIGYLQIGDNPGRKEPTTGEMNYKNIFKHIHAKGFTGILGMEHGNAKPGKEGEVALIKAYRESDSFL; via the coding sequence ATGAAACGGAGACAATTTATGCGCAATTCCCTGCTCACCGGGGCCTCCCTGGCAGCATCTGCTACCCTATTGGGTAAGTCGGATGAAAAGCAGGAAACCCTAACTACTGCTGAAAAAACATTTAACCTTGATTATGCTTTTCATGACGGCATGTTTAAGAACCACGGCGGCAACGATTTTATTGAACAGATAAAGTTTGCACACAGCATGGGCTTCCGGAGCATTGAAGATAATGGTATGATGAGCCGGCCCGCAGAACAACAAAAGAAGATAGGCGAAACGCTTGCATCACTCGGCATGCGCATGGGCGTTTTTGTTATTACCTCCGATAGCTGGCACTGGAAGATGTCACTGACCACCGGCAAACAGGAATGGATAGATAAGATGATCAAGGATTGTAAGGAGGCCATTGAGGTAGCCAAGCGCTGTGGCGCCAAATGGATGACCGTGGTGCCGGGCAATTATGACCGAAGCCTTTCCTTCGAATACCAGACCGCCAATGTGATCAACGCCTTGCGCAAAGCGAGCGCCATCCTGGAACCCCATGGCCTGGTGATGGTACTGGAAGCATTAAGCGATAATCCCGATCTGTTCCTGCGCCACTCCGATCAAACGTATATGATCTGCCAGGCAGTGAACAGCCCCAGTTGTAAATTCCTCTTTGACATGTACCACATGCAGCGCAACGAGGGGGATATTATCAATAATCTCAATAGGTCATGGAGTGAGATCGGCTATTTACAAATAGGCGATAACCCCGGCCGCAAGGAACCTACCACCGGCGAAATGAATTACAAGAATATCTTCAAGCATATTCATGCCAAAGGCTTTACAGGCATCCTCGGTATGGAACATGGCAACGCCAAACCCGGTAAAGAAGGAGAAGTGGCGTTGATTAAGGCGTACAGGGAATCGGATAGTTTTCTTTAA
- a CDS encoding formylglycine-generating enzyme family protein encodes MASSVVVAQQSNSFEPYETTIPGTAITFKMMPVPEGQFAMGSTDKEPGRQADEGPQKNVKLAAFWMGRYEVTYDEFLLFFNDENTSRNSEVDAVTRPTPQYIDLSWGMGKQGGFPVNSMSQRTALMYCRWLYKKTGVFYRLPTEAEWEYACRAGSNTAYYFGNDAKQLKDYAWFNVNSKNKYQKVGQKKPNAWGLYDMLGNVAEWTLDAYDEKYFANLADGAAGPAPTSENVYPKTVRGGGYVDKPEALRCASRGKSDPSWNKRDPQIPKSKWWLTDAMSVGFRLVRPLKAPTAEEAEAFYSKYLGN; translated from the coding sequence ATGGCAAGTTCAGTAGTAGTAGCTCAACAGTCGAACAGTTTTGAACCTTATGAAACAACCATTCCCGGTACTGCCATCACTTTTAAGATGATGCCTGTGCCGGAAGGACAGTTTGCCATGGGTAGTACCGATAAAGAACCGGGTCGCCAGGCGGATGAAGGACCACAAAAAAATGTTAAACTGGCTGCTTTCTGGATGGGGCGGTATGAGGTGACCTATGATGAATTCCTGTTGTTCTTTAATGATGAAAATACCAGCCGTAATTCGGAAGTGGATGCGGTAACAAGGCCTACCCCGCAGTACATTGACCTGAGCTGGGGCATGGGCAAGCAGGGTGGCTTCCCGGTCAACAGCATGTCGCAGCGTACGGCCCTCATGTATTGCCGCTGGCTGTATAAAAAGACCGGTGTATTCTACCGCCTGCCTACAGAAGCGGAGTGGGAATATGCCTGCCGGGCGGGCAGCAATACGGCCTATTATTTTGGAAATGATGCGAAACAACTGAAGGATTATGCCTGGTTTAACGTCAATAGTAAGAACAAGTACCAGAAAGTAGGGCAGAAGAAGCCCAATGCCTGGGGATTGTATGATATGCTGGGCAATGTGGCCGAATGGACGCTGGACGCCTATGATGAAAAATACTTTGCAAACCTGGCCGATGGGGCCGCAGGTCCTGCCCCCACTTCAGAGAATGTGTACCCTAAAACAGTGCGTGGCGGTGGCTATGTAGACAAGCCGGAAGCATTGCGTTGCGCCAGCCGTGGTAAATCGGACCCCTCCTGGAATAAGCGCGACCCGCAGATACCGAAAAGCAAGTGGTGGCTTACAGACGCCATGTCGGTAGGCTTCCGCCTGGTAAGGCCGCTGAAAGCGCCTACTGCAGAAGAGGCAGAAGCATTTTATAGTAAATATCTTGGTAACTGA
- a CDS encoding Gfo/Idh/MocA family protein encodes MRKDAPNQPSRRDFVKQSSLIAGGLIAAPLFSKANYFSGADDVIKVALIGCGDRGTGAAMQALLTKQNVKLVAMADAFSDRIEKSYRSLTADSKSGEKLVKDRVDVPAERKFVGFDAYLKAIPLADVVILTTPPGFRPIHFEEAIKQGKHVFMEKPVATDPAGVQKVLAAAEQAKAKKLNVVVGLQRHYQNSYRELFKRKDLIGDITSAQAWWNNDGVWVKKRQPGQTEMEYQMRNWYYFVWLCGDHIAEQHIHNIDVINWFKGSYPVKAQGMGGRQVRKGKDNGEIFDHHYVEFHYADGSILNSQCRHIPGTMSKVDELLIGTKGIIRAGAANIVGAKGKVLYQFDQQKENNPYQTEHDELFEAISKGEFKFADGENGAKSTMTSILGRMATYTGQVIEWDKAINSGINLQPKQYDWSAAPPVLPDADGYYPIATPGVTKYGF; translated from the coding sequence ATGCGTAAAGATGCACCCAACCAGCCTTCCCGGCGCGATTTTGTGAAACAGTCCTCGCTGATTGCCGGCGGATTGATCGCCGCGCCCCTTTTTTCCAAAGCCAATTATTTTTCCGGCGCCGATGATGTAATTAAAGTAGCCCTGATAGGTTGTGGTGACCGCGGTACCGGTGCTGCTATGCAGGCCCTGCTCACCAAACAAAATGTAAAGCTGGTAGCGATGGCCGATGCTTTTAGCGACCGCATAGAAAAAAGTTATAGATCACTGACCGCTGATTCTAAATCAGGCGAAAAATTAGTAAAGGACCGTGTTGACGTGCCTGCAGAAAGGAAGTTTGTAGGCTTCGATGCATACCTCAAAGCCATTCCCCTGGCTGATGTGGTGATATTGACCACCCCTCCCGGCTTCAGGCCCATTCACTTTGAAGAAGCCATTAAGCAGGGTAAGCACGTTTTCATGGAAAAGCCGGTAGCTACCGATCCGGCAGGCGTGCAAAAAGTACTGGCCGCGGCTGAGCAGGCGAAAGCTAAAAAGCTGAATGTGGTGGTGGGCCTGCAACGTCACTACCAAAACAGCTACCGCGAACTGTTTAAAAGGAAAGACCTGATCGGCGACATTACTTCAGCCCAGGCCTGGTGGAATAATGACGGTGTATGGGTAAAGAAACGCCAGCCCGGTCAAACCGAAATGGAATACCAGATGCGTAACTGGTACTACTTCGTATGGCTCTGCGGCGATCATATTGCAGAACAGCATATCCATAATATTGACGTGATTAACTGGTTTAAAGGGTCCTACCCTGTAAAAGCGCAGGGTATGGGCGGCCGCCAGGTGCGTAAAGGAAAAGACAATGGGGAGATATTTGACCACCATTATGTAGAGTTCCATTATGCTGATGGCTCTATCCTCAACAGCCAATGCCGCCATATTCCGGGCACCATGAGTAAAGTAGATGAATTACTGATCGGTACAAAAGGGATCATCCGGGCAGGCGCCGCAAATATTGTAGGAGCCAAGGGAAAAGTGCTGTATCAGTTTGACCAGCAAAAGGAGAATAATCCTTATCAAACCGAGCACGATGAGCTGTTTGAAGCCATCTCAAAAGGTGAATTCAAATTTGCTGACGGAGAGAATGGCGCCAAGAGTACCATGACTTCCATACTTGGCCGTATGGCTACCTATACCGGGCAGGTGATAGAATGGGATAAGGCCATTAATTCAGGCATTAACCTGCAGCCAAAACAATATGACTGGAGCGCTGCGCCGCCTGTATTGCCCGATGCCGATGGTTATTACCCCATAGCCACGCCAGGGGTAACCAAATATGGGTTTTAA
- a CDS encoding lysophospholipid acyltransferase family protein: MARLSYYIALPFIYLLSLLPFRGLYLLSDGFYLLLYYVIGYRKKVVFTNLRNSFPDKAETELKAIQKRFYRYFCDLFLETFKTLTISPAKMLKHCSMDPAAEALFNGLAAENKSIIIVMGHKGNWEWAGNTFSMRCKHQLYVIYHPLGNPYFNKLIIKMRTRFGTKLIAMKDTFRDMVQNRSHLTATAFIADQTPAPDKAYWMSFLNQDTPVFPGTEKIAQKMNYPIVYVSVQKIKRGYYTLSADLLKMPPYTSLREGEITEAHTKRLEAAIIEQPDTWLWTHRRWKHKRSNN, encoded by the coding sequence TTGGCCAGATTGAGCTATTATATAGCCCTACCCTTTATTTACCTCCTCTCACTGTTGCCCTTTCGCGGCCTGTACCTCCTGTCGGATGGATTCTACCTGCTTTTATACTATGTAATTGGCTACCGTAAAAAAGTAGTATTTACCAACCTGCGTAACTCTTTCCCTGACAAAGCCGAAACGGAGCTTAAAGCTATCCAAAAACGGTTTTACCGCTATTTCTGCGACCTGTTTCTCGAAACATTCAAGACACTGACAATAAGTCCTGCAAAGATGTTAAAACATTGTAGTATGGACCCTGCTGCCGAAGCCCTCTTTAATGGTTTGGCAGCGGAAAATAAATCTATCATCATTGTCATGGGGCATAAAGGCAATTGGGAATGGGCAGGCAACACCTTCAGTATGAGGTGTAAGCACCAGTTGTACGTGATCTATCACCCCCTGGGCAATCCATACTTTAACAAGTTGATCATTAAAATGCGCACACGTTTTGGTACTAAGCTGATAGCCATGAAGGATACCTTCAGGGATATGGTGCAAAACAGAAGTCATTTAACAGCTACCGCTTTTATTGCCGATCAAACACCTGCTCCTGATAAAGCTTATTGGATGAGTTTTCTTAACCAGGACACTCCTGTGTTTCCCGGCACGGAGAAGATCGCGCAGAAGATGAATTATCCTATTGTATATGTATCGGTGCAAAAAATAAAGAGAGGCTATTATACGTTAAGCGCAGACCTATTGAAGATGCCGCCTTATACTTCCCTCCGCGAAGGTGAAATTACGGAGGCTCACACGAAAAGACTGGAAGCAGCTATTATCGAACAACCCGACACCTGGCTATGGACGCATCGCCGGTGGAAACATAAGCGTTCAAACAATTAG
- a CDS encoding fatty acid desaturase family protein, whose amino-acid sequence MPMRCGKELILATKPFAKEVRSKSWFHTLTTLALVVLALAGTVLLPWLAVNIVCSVVAGLLLVRMFVIYHDHQHHTILHKSVAADAIMTVFGIYMLAPTSIWKRSHDHHHKHNSKLFSASIGSFPIATRQKYLSMSAGERVGYLAIRHPLTIGLGYFTMFLLGMCVSSFLSSPRKHFDALIALVLHIAAAVCIFIFVGWQAWFLLFFLPFLIAFALGSYLFYAQHNFPGVTFCSNQDWAYDKAALESSSYMVMNPVMAWFTANIGYHHIHHLNAKIPFYRLPEVMAHFPELQAAKTTSLHPKEIFACLRLKVWDQDQSRMISLKELGVSRRRKLATA is encoded by the coding sequence ATGCCTATGCGCTGTGGTAAAGAGCTCATTTTAGCCACTAAACCTTTTGCTAAAGAGGTGAGGAGTAAAAGCTGGTTCCATACATTAACCACGCTTGCCCTGGTTGTGCTGGCGCTGGCAGGAACGGTATTGTTGCCCTGGCTGGCGGTAAACATTGTTTGCAGTGTAGTGGCCGGCCTGTTGCTGGTACGTATGTTTGTGATTTACCACGATCATCAGCATCATACCATCCTGCACAAATCGGTGGCAGCCGATGCTATTATGACAGTGTTTGGTATTTACATGCTGGCGCCTACCAGCATCTGGAAACGCTCACATGATCATCACCATAAGCATAACTCCAAACTATTCAGCGCGAGCATAGGTTCATTCCCCATTGCCACCAGGCAGAAATACCTGAGTATGTCGGCAGGGGAGCGCGTAGGTTACCTCGCTATCCGGCATCCATTGACCATCGGGCTGGGCTACTTTACCATGTTCCTGCTGGGTATGTGTGTAAGTTCTTTTTTAAGCAGCCCGCGCAAACACTTTGATGCGTTGATCGCGTTGGTACTGCATATTGCTGCTGCCGTATGTATTTTCATCTTTGTTGGCTGGCAAGCCTGGTTCTTATTGTTCTTCCTGCCTTTCCTGATCGCCTTTGCCCTGGGTTCTTACCTGTTCTATGCGCAGCACAACTTCCCCGGCGTTACTTTCTGCAGCAACCAGGATTGGGCCTATGATAAAGCAGCGCTTGAATCCTCCAGTTATATGGTCATGAACCCGGTGATGGCCTGGTTTACGGCCAATATTGGTTACCACCACATTCACCACCTCAATGCCAAAATACCTTTCTATCGCCTGCCCGAAGTAATGGCGCATTTCCCGGAACTACAAGCCGCCAAAACAACTTCCCTGCATCCCAAAGAGATCTTTGCCTGCCTGCGTCTGAAAGTATGGGACCAGGACCAGAGCCGCATGATCAGCCTCAAAGAGTTGGGAGTAAGCAGGCGGAGGAAACTGGCTACGGCTTAA
- a CDS encoding ABC transporter permease has product MWTLLQIELFKIFKRPRTYISFAAIAAIVLLIQLALYVDADTYIDLLLQSIRSDFTIDGKIANGYFVCYFILQTLLIHVPLLIALIGGDMIAGEANMGTLRLLASKPISRSSLLLSKFIATTAYTLLLLVWMAFLSLLLSIFIFGVGDLMVFKSAEIIQHKQVDVLWRYFAAFGFAAIAMTTVAALSFFLSLFAENSIGPIVATMSIVIVFTILTTMDLPLFNLLKPYLFTSHMLGWKGFFDNPVNYGSVFKSAGILLLHIVGFVGATIFLFRKKDVLS; this is encoded by the coding sequence ATGTGGACACTTTTACAAATTGAGCTATTCAAGATATTCAAGCGGCCGCGCACTTATATTTCCTTTGCAGCCATTGCCGCTATTGTATTACTGATACAACTGGCGCTGTATGTGGATGCCGACACGTATATTGACCTGCTGCTGCAATCCATCCGGTCTGATTTCACGATTGATGGCAAGATTGCCAACGGTTACTTCGTTTGCTACTTCATTTTACAAACCCTGCTGATCCATGTACCCTTACTGATTGCCCTCATCGGCGGGGATATGATAGCGGGTGAAGCCAATATGGGTACCCTGCGCCTGCTGGCCAGTAAGCCCATCAGCCGCAGCTCCTTACTGTTGTCTAAGTTCATAGCCACTACTGCCTATACGTTATTATTGCTTGTGTGGATGGCTTTTCTTTCCCTGCTGTTATCTATATTCATTTTTGGCGTGGGCGATCTGATGGTATTTAAAAGCGCAGAAATTATACAGCATAAACAGGTTGATGTGTTGTGGCGCTATTTTGCTGCTTTTGGGTTCGCAGCGATTGCTATGACTACTGTGGCGGCCTTGTCTTTCTTCCTGTCTTTATTCGCGGAAAATTCTATCGGCCCCATTGTGGCTACGATGAGCATTGTGATCGTTTTCACGATCCTCACCACGATGGACCTTCCTTTGTTCAATCTCCTGAAACCCTACCTGTTCACCTCCCACATGCTGGGCTGGAAAGGGTTCTTTGATAATCCCGTCAATTATGGCAGTGTATTTAAATCGGCGGGCATCCTGCTGCTGCATATCGTGGGCTTTGTAGGCGCCACGATCTTCCTGTTCAGGAAGAAAGATGTGTTATCATAA
- a CDS encoding ABC transporter ATP-binding protein yields MSVIIQVKHLSKHYKELKAVNDISFTVNQGDVYGFLGQNGAGKSTTIRMLLTLIEPTAGSIELFGMDLKKHRREILQQVGAVIERPDLYKYLSAYENLSLFARMSGIKANRKKLMDQLQRVGLHQRADSKVKTFSQGMKQRLGIAVALVHDPQLIILDEPTNGLDPQGIADIRQLIIQLSKEQGKTVLVSSHLLYEIEMTANRMIIIDKGEKIAEGSVKELFDPSRMLIQVSVTNIEPVLAQLDNSAWKSYIKSQEKNNILFQMDEQQVPLLTADLVRMGAAITSLEPQHSLEAYFLALTTANHRHVDTFTN; encoded by the coding sequence ATGTCTGTCATTATACAGGTCAAACACCTCAGCAAGCATTATAAAGAGCTCAAAGCGGTCAATGACATCTCATTCACTGTAAACCAGGGAGATGTATATGGTTTCCTGGGACAGAACGGCGCCGGAAAATCCACCACCATCCGCATGTTGCTCACACTGATAGAGCCCACTGCCGGCAGTATTGAACTGTTTGGTATGGACCTTAAAAAACACCGCCGGGAGATCCTGCAGCAGGTAGGCGCTGTTATTGAACGGCCTGACCTGTATAAATACCTCTCCGCTTATGAGAACCTTTCCCTCTTTGCCAGGATGAGCGGCATCAAAGCGAACAGGAAAAAGCTGATGGACCAACTGCAACGGGTAGGCCTGCACCAACGGGCGGACAGTAAAGTAAAAACATTTTCACAGGGTATGAAGCAGCGGCTGGGCATTGCAGTGGCCTTAGTACACGATCCGCAGCTCATTATTCTCGATGAGCCTACAAATGGACTTGACCCGCAAGGGATAGCAGATATACGCCAGTTAATTATACAACTTAGTAAAGAGCAGGGTAAAACAGTCCTTGTATCATCGCACCTGCTTTATGAAATAGAAATGACTGCCAACCGGATGATCATAATTGACAAAGGAGAGAAGATAGCAGAAGGCAGTGTAAAGGAGTTATTCGATCCCTCCCGGATGTTGATACAGGTGAGTGTTACCAATATTGAACCTGTATTGGCGCAACTGGACAACAGCGCCTGGAAATCCTATATTAAAAGCCAGGAGAAGAATAATATACTCTTTCAGATGGATGAACAGCAGGTACCCTTATTAACAGCCGACCTGGTACGCATGGGAGCAGCCATTACCTCATTAGAACCTCAACATTCCCTGGAAGCCTACTTCCTGGCCTTAACAACCGCCAATCATCGTCATGTGGACACTTTTACAAATTGA